A region of Candidatus Neomarinimicrobiota bacterium DNA encodes the following proteins:
- the deoC gene encoding deoxyribose-phosphate aldolase: MRKNGNLISAAVLNPPPVDQVGIEERVARLTKRSIKKDSKLSALKMALSMIDLTTLEGKDSSGKVRQLCNKALHLHDTYPDLPTVAAVCVYPTMVPTAVDALKGTPVKVASVATAFPSGMTSLKTKLDEVKKVVEMGADEVDMVISRGAFLKGEYEFVYDEIATVKEVCGDAHLKVILETGELYTLDNVRLASNIAMAAGADFIKTSTGKISPAATQPVALVMMEAIRDHYFRTGKKIGIKPAGGISKAKTAIQYLVITKETLGVEWLTPDLFRFGASSLANDLLMQLLKQSVGVYQSADYFSKD, translated from the coding sequence ATGAGAAAAAACGGTAATTTAATATCGGCGGCAGTCCTGAACCCTCCCCCTGTTGACCAGGTGGGTATTGAAGAGCGTGTTGCGCGCCTGACTAAAAGGAGTATCAAAAAAGACTCGAAGCTGTCCGCACTGAAAATGGCCTTGAGCATGATTGACCTGACCACTTTAGAAGGGAAGGACAGTTCGGGAAAGGTACGGCAGCTTTGTAACAAAGCTCTGCACCTCCACGATACCTATCCCGACCTGCCTACGGTGGCTGCGGTATGCGTTTACCCAACCATGGTGCCGACAGCCGTTGATGCGCTGAAAGGAACCCCTGTCAAGGTCGCCTCTGTTGCCACTGCCTTTCCGAGCGGGATGACCTCCCTGAAAACCAAACTCGATGAGGTAAAAAAGGTTGTGGAAATGGGCGCCGACGAGGTTGATATGGTCATATCCCGGGGAGCCTTCCTCAAAGGTGAATATGAATTCGTTTATGATGAAATCGCAACAGTGAAAGAGGTTTGCGGAGATGCTCATTTAAAGGTAATTCTCGAGACCGGAGAGCTGTACACACTTGATAACGTAAGGCTTGCAAGCAACATCGCAATGGCTGCCGGAGCTGATTTCATCAAGACGTCGACGGGAAAGATATCGCCGGCTGCAACCCAGCCGGTAGCGTTGGTTATGATGGAGGCGATCAGGGATCATTACTTCCGGACCGGAAAAAAGATAGGAATTAAACCCGCCGGCGGCATCAGCAAGGCTAAAACCGCAATTCAATATCTCGTCATTACAAAAGAAACGCTTGGTGTGGAGTGGCTGACGCCCGATCTATTCAGATTCGGAGCCAGCTCACTCGCAAACGACCTGCTCATGCAGCTGCTGAAACAGTCCGTCGGCGTTTATCAATCCGCCGATTACTTCTCAAAGGATTAA
- a CDS encoding efflux RND transporter periplasmic adaptor subunit: MKKSLKSLGTALFVIGILVLTSCGGKKAEGEETHSSSDTTATDNSNKDSSEETAKKKKDDLDSVPVETIAVWRGEISSYILLSSTIETEQYVDVYPYLTGIVSKLLAEEGDDLKKGDPLLMLDAEEYQLAEAKARTQLESLQSEFNRIQIQFDKDLLSKEEYYKAKLNLDQLLISWKEANLSLSRTTVRAPINGVVSLRKVRQGDRVTSSTHLFSMVNLQDIIATVHVPEKELATIKKGQLTYVSSDYLTDKRFVGYVKRISPVVNPNTGTFKVTIGLDADHEGLRPGMFVNTFIVTMTNEDALLLDKDAIVYEGDKRFVYVVRNSLAHRIRVEVGFEDASLVEIISGVNDSDKVIIVGQNGLRDKTKVKVVNERKIS, translated from the coding sequence TTGAAGAAAAGTCTTAAATCGCTGGGAACAGCACTTTTTGTAATCGGGATTCTTGTTCTGACCTCGTGCGGCGGAAAGAAGGCGGAGGGAGAGGAGACTCACTCATCGTCAGATACGACGGCAACCGACAACTCAAATAAAGATTCGTCCGAAGAGACGGCGAAAAAGAAGAAAGATGATCTTGATTCGGTTCCTGTCGAGACGATTGCAGTATGGCGCGGAGAAATCTCGTCTTATATACTCCTGAGCTCTACGATAGAAACCGAGCAGTATGTTGACGTTTATCCTTACCTTACGGGAATCGTGTCCAAACTGTTGGCCGAAGAGGGTGATGATCTGAAAAAAGGCGATCCGCTTCTCATGCTCGACGCGGAAGAATATCAGCTTGCCGAAGCTAAAGCGAGGACTCAGCTGGAAAGCCTTCAAAGCGAATTCAACAGGATTCAGATTCAATTCGATAAAGATCTTCTTAGTAAGGAAGAATACTATAAGGCTAAGTTAAATCTCGATCAGTTATTGATAAGTTGGAAGGAGGCTAACCTTAGCCTCAGCAGAACCACCGTTCGCGCTCCCATAAACGGAGTCGTATCCTTGAGAAAAGTGAGACAGGGCGATAGGGTAACTTCCTCTACTCACCTGTTTTCTATGGTAAACCTGCAGGATATAATCGCCACCGTGCATGTTCCGGAGAAGGAATTAGCGACTATCAAAAAAGGGCAATTGACCTACGTATCCTCAGACTACCTTACCGATAAGAGATTTGTGGGGTATGTGAAAAGAATCTCGCCGGTTGTAAATCCAAATACCGGCACTTTCAAGGTTACTATCGGATTGGACGCCGACCATGAGGGTCTGCGACCGGGTATGTTTGTGAACACTTTTATCGTTACAATGACGAACGAGGATGCGCTTCTTTTGGATAAGGACGCCATAGTCTACGAAGGGGACAAACGATTTGTGTATGTAGTCAGAAATTCACTGGCGCACAGAATCAGGGTGGAGGTCGGGTTCGAGGACGCATCACTGGTGGAAATTATCAGCGGAGTGAACGATTCCGATAAGGTGATAATCGTCGGTCAGAACGGGCTTCGAGATAAGACCAAAGTAAAAGTAGTAAACGAACGTAAAATATCCTGA
- a CDS encoding aldehyde dehydrogenase family protein, which produces MATTEKVLDFTSVWEYSPAPESTDHIKLEKRYDLFINGEFVAPKSRKYFKTVNPANGKKLADVAEASKADVNLAVKAARAAYDKFWSKMPAKERGKYIFRIARMIQERAREFAVIETLDGGKPLRESRDVDIPLVSAHFFYYAGWADKLDYAFPGKKTKSLGVAGQIIPWNFPLLMASWKIAPALATGNTVVIKPAETTPLTALKLAEIIQEADLPPGVVNVIPGAGETGREIVNHPDIDKIAFTGSTEVGKYIQKALAGTRKKYTLELGGKAANIIFEGAAIDQAVEGIINAIFFNQGHVCCAGSRLFVQEGIAEEVIQKLKNRMETLIIGDPLDKNTDIGAINSKAQLDKINELVAVGIKEGGTLYQPDCALPDTGYWFRPTLFTGVSQSHRIVQEEIFGPVLAIQTFRTVDEAIEKANNTQYGLSGGVWTDKGSKIFKVTKQINAGVIWANTFNKFDPASPFGGYKESGMGREGGLHGLMPYLELV; this is translated from the coding sequence ATGGCTACCACAGAAAAGGTTCTTGATTTCACGTCTGTATGGGAGTATTCACCCGCTCCCGAAAGCACAGATCATATAAAACTCGAAAAACGCTATGACCTCTTCATAAACGGAGAGTTCGTTGCTCCGAAGAGCAGAAAATACTTCAAAACAGTGAATCCCGCTAATGGCAAGAAGCTTGCGGACGTTGCCGAAGCCTCTAAAGCAGACGTAAATCTTGCGGTAAAAGCCGCCCGCGCAGCATACGATAAATTCTGGTCGAAAATGCCCGCTAAAGAAAGAGGGAAATATATCTTCCGCATAGCCCGAATGATTCAAGAGCGGGCAAGAGAATTCGCGGTAATTGAAACTTTGGACGGTGGTAAACCGCTAAGGGAATCACGCGACGTCGACATACCGTTGGTATCAGCTCATTTCTTCTACTATGCCGGGTGGGCTGATAAACTCGATTACGCATTTCCGGGAAAGAAGACTAAATCACTCGGGGTAGCCGGGCAGATTATCCCATGGAATTTCCCCCTGCTGATGGCTTCATGGAAGATAGCTCCCGCGCTTGCTACGGGAAATACCGTTGTTATCAAACCCGCTGAGACAACGCCTCTTACAGCTCTAAAACTAGCTGAGATAATCCAGGAAGCGGACTTGCCCCCCGGAGTAGTGAACGTGATTCCGGGAGCGGGCGAAACCGGAAGAGAGATAGTAAATCACCCTGACATCGACAAGATAGCTTTTACCGGCTCCACAGAAGTAGGCAAATACATTCAGAAAGCTCTCGCCGGGACGCGTAAAAAATACACTCTCGAACTCGGTGGAAAAGCGGCGAATATAATTTTCGAGGGGGCGGCTATCGATCAAGCGGTTGAAGGCATCATAAACGCCATATTCTTTAATCAGGGGCATGTTTGCTGCGCGGGCTCACGGCTTTTCGTGCAGGAGGGGATCGCGGAGGAAGTCATCCAAAAATTGAAAAATAGAATGGAAACCCTTATCATCGGCGACCCGCTCGACAAAAACACTGATATCGGTGCGATAAACTCCAAGGCGCAGCTGGACAAGATAAACGAACTTGTCGCCGTTGGAATCAAAGAAGGGGGAACTCTCTATCAACCTGATTGCGCTTTGCCGGATACCGGTTATTGGTTCCGGCCTACTCTTTTCACGGGAGTTTCTCAATCACACAGGATAGTTCAAGAAGAGATCTTCGGTCCTGTTCTCGCCATTCAGACGTTTCGAACGGTTGACGAGGCTATTGAAAAAGCCAACAACACTCAGTACGGACTTTCGGGCGGGGTCTGGACCGACAAAGGTTCTAAGATATTTAAAGTCACGAAACAGATAAACGCAGGTGTCATCTGGGCGAATACGTTCAACAAATTCGATCCCGCTTCCCCGTTCGGAGGGTACAAAGAAAGTGGGATGGGCAGAGAAGGCGGCCTGCACGGACTTATGCCGTACCTGGAGCTCGTGTGA